Proteins from one Bos taurus isolate L1 Dominette 01449 registration number 42190680 breed Hereford chromosome 7, ARS-UCD2.0, whole genome shotgun sequence genomic window:
- the SLC5A5 gene encoding sodium/iodide cotransporter, with translation MATVEAKERATFGAWDYGVFALMLLVSTGIGLWVGVARGGQRSAEDFFTGGRRLSALPVGLSLAASFMSAVQVLGVPAEAYRYGLKFLWMCLGQLLNSLLTALLFLPVFYRLGLTSTYEYLEMRFSRAVRLCGTLQYLVATMLYTGIVIYAPALILNQVTGLDIWASLLSTGIICTFYTTVGGMKAVIWTDVFQVLVMLSGFWVVLARGTALVGGPGQVLELAKNHSRINLMDFDLDPRSRYTFWTFVVGGTLVWLSMYGVNQAQVQRYVACRTEKQAKLAVLINQLGLFLIVSSAAACGVVMFTFYLDCDPLLAGRISAPDQYMPLLVLDIFEDLPGVPGLFLACAYSGTLSTASTSINAMAAVTVEDLIKPRLPSLAPRRLVIISKGLSLIYGSACLTVAALSSLLGGGVLQGSFTVMGVISGPLLGAFILGMFVPTCNTPGVLSGLAVGLALSLWVAVGATLYPPSAQSMGVLPSSASGCAVPSANASGLLDPLLTANASSRVSSLEMDPDQQTLADNFYAISYLYYGALGTVCTVLCGALVSCLTGPTKRSALGPGLLWWDLMRQTASVAPKEEVATLDDGLMKGAEELPAGTKRPSDFLPTDEDHLLYLGQKEVNGAGSRPPGSEHDKGLDLKETDL, from the exons ATGGCCACCGTCGAGGCAAAGGAGCGGGCCACGTTCGGAGCCTGGGACTACGGGGTCTTCGCCCTTATGCTACTGGTGTCTACCGGCATCGGGCTGTGGGTCGGGGTAGCGCGAGGCGGGCAGCGCAGCGCCGAGGACTTCTTCACTGGGGGTCGGCGCCTGTCCGCCCTGCCGGTGGGCCTCTCGCTGGCCGCCAGCTTCATGTCGGCGGTCCAGGTGCTGGGGGTGCCAGCCGAGGCCTATCGCTATGGCCTCAAGTTCCTCTGGATGTGCCTGGGACAGCTGCTCAACTCTCTGCTCACTGCCCTGCTCTTCCTGCCGGTCTTCTACCGCCTGGGCCTCACCAGCACCTACGAG TACCTGGAGATGCGCTTCAGCCGGGCTGTGCGGCTCTGCGGGACTCTGCAGTACCTGGTGGCTACA ATGCTGTATACCGGCATAGTGATCTACGCCCCCGCGCTCATCCTGAACCAAG TGACAGGGCTGGACATCTGGGCATCGCTCCTGTCTACCGGAATCATCTGCACCTTCTACACTACTGTG GGCGGCATGAAGGCTGTGATCTGGACCGACGTATTTCAGGTCTTAGTGATGCTGAGTGGTTTCTGGGTTGTCCTGGCTCGTGGAACTGCGCTCGTGGGTGGACCTGGGCAAGTACTCGAGCTTGCCAAGAACCACTCCCGGATCAACCTGATGGA CTTTGACCTGGACCCGAGAAGCCGCTACACATTCTGGACTTTTGTTGTGGGTGGCACGTTGGTGTGGCTCTCCATGTACGGGGTGAACCAAGCACAGGTGCAGCGCTACGTGGCCTGTCGCACGGAGAAGCAAGCCAAGCT GGCCGTGCTCATCAACCAGCTGGGCCTGTTCCTGATCGTGTCCAGCGCTGCGGCCTGTGGTGTCGTCATGTTCACGTTCTACCTTGACTGTGACCCTCTCCTGGCGGGGCGCATCTCTGCCCCAGACCAG TACATGCCCCTGCTGGTGCTGGACATCTTTGAGGACCTGCCTGGAGTCCCTGGGCTCTTTCTGGCCTGTGCCTACAGTGGCACCCTCAG CACTGCATCCACCAGCATCAATGCCATGGCTGCCGTCACGGTGGAGGACCTCATCAAACCTCGGCTGCCGAGCCTGGCCCCTCGGAGACTGGTCATCATCTCCAAGGGGCTCT CGCTCATCTACGGCTCAGCTTGTCTCACCGTGGCGGCTCTGTCATCCCTGCTGGGGGGCGGTGTCCTCCAG GGCTCCTTCACCGTCATGGGCGTCATCAGCGGCCCTCTCCTCGGAGCCTTCATCCTGGGGATGTTCGTCCCCACCTGCAACACACCG GGCGTCCTGTCCGGGCTGGCAGTGGGCTTGGCGCTGTCGCTGTGGGTGGCCGTGGGCGCCACTCTGTACCCGCCTAGCgcgcagtccatgggggtccttCCGTCGTCAGCATCCGGCTGTGCTGTGCCCTCAGCCAACGCCTCTGGTCTCCTGGACCCTCTTCTCACTGCCAACGCCTCCAGCAGGGTCTCCAG ctTGGAAATGGACCCTGATCAGCAAACCTTAGCTGACAACTTCTATGCCATTTCCTATCTCTATTACGGTGCCTTGGGCACAGTGTGCACTGTGCTATGTGGAGCCCTTGTCAGCTGCCTGACGG GCCCCACCAAGCGCAGTGCCCTGGGTCCTGGTCTACTCTGGTGGGACCTCATGCGGCAGACAGCATCAGTGGCCCCCAAGGAAGAGGTGGCCACCCTGGATGATGGTTTGATGAAG gGTGCTGAGGAGTTGCCCGCTGGAACCAAGAGGCCTTCTGACTTTCTGCCCACCGATGAGGACCATCTGCTTTACCTGGGTCAGAAGGAGGTGAATGGAGCTGGTTCCAGGCCACCAGGCAGTGAACATGACAAAGGTCTTGACCTGAAGGAGACAGACCTCTGA
- the RPL18A gene encoding large ribosomal subunit protein eL20, with protein sequence MKASGTLREYKVVGRCLPTPKCHTPPLYRMRIFAPNHVVAKSRFWYFVSQLKKMKKSSGEIVYCGQVFEKSPLRVKNFGIWLRYDSRSGTHNMYREYRDLTTAGAVTQCYRDMGARHRARAHSIQIMKVEEIAASKCRRPAVKQFHDSKIKFPLPHRVLRRQHKPRFTTKRPNTFF encoded by the exons CTTCGAGAGTATAAGGTGGTGGGGCGCTGCCTGCCGACCCCCAAATGCCACACGCCACCCCTCTATCGCATGAGAATTTTTGCGCCTAATCATGTTGTTGCCAAGTCCCGCTTCTGGTACTTTGTGTCTCAGttgaagaagatgaagaaatCCTCGGGGGAAATTGTCTACTGTGGACAG GTGTTCGAGAAATCCCCCCTGCGAGTGAAGAACTTCGGCATCTGGCTGCGCTATGACTCCCGCAGCGGCACCCACAACATGTACCGGGAGTACCGGGATCTGACCACTGCCGGCGCCGTCACCCAGTGCT ACCGAGACATGGGCGCCCGGCACCGAGCCCGGGCCCACTCAATCCAGATCATGAAGGTGGAGGAGATCGCAGCCAGCAAGTGCCGCCGACCCGCGGTCAAGCAGTTCCAC GACTCCAAGATCAAGTTCCCACTGCCCCACCGGGTCCTCCGTCGCCAGCACAAGCCACGCTTCACCACCAAGAGGCCCAACACCTTCTTTTAG